One stretch of Methylopila sp. 73B DNA includes these proteins:
- a CDS encoding isoprenylcysteine carboxylmethyltransferase family protein: protein MSGAVLLLLFVTASRLGELVLSARNVAGLKARSAIEAGASHYPAMVALHTSWLAGLWWLGRDATVSPGWLAAFGALQVLRVWTLATLGRRWTTRILVIPGETLVRRGPYRFVAHPNYVVVAGEIAVLPLVFGLPVFAFVFSLLNAGMLAVRIRAEEAALKRHAAP, encoded by the coding sequence ACCGCCTCCCGGCTTGGCGAACTCGTCCTTTCCGCCCGGAACGTCGCTGGGCTGAAGGCGCGGAGCGCGATCGAAGCGGGGGCGAGCCACTATCCGGCGATGGTCGCGCTCCACACGTCGTGGCTCGCCGGCCTGTGGTGGCTCGGGCGTGACGCGACCGTGTCGCCCGGCTGGCTGGCGGCCTTCGGGGCGCTGCAGGTCCTGAGGGTCTGGACGCTCGCCACGCTCGGCCGGCGCTGGACGACGCGCATTCTGGTGATTCCGGGCGAGACGCTCGTGCGCCGCGGGCCGTATCGCTTCGTGGCCCACCCGAACTATGTGGTCGTCGCGGGCGAGATCGCCGTCCTGCCGCTCGTTTTCGGGCTGCCGGTCTTCGCCTTCGTGTTTTCGCTGCTGAACGCGGGCATGCTCGCCGTCCGCATTCGCGCCGAGGAGGCGGCCTTGAAGCGTCACGCCGCACCTTGA
- the ade gene encoding adenine deaminase, with translation MTAEATTPDAIARRIAQGRGLAPADIVIKGARVLDVVTATLFESDVAIAGDRIVGTFGEYEGREIIDGRGLTVVPGFIDTHLHIESSLLTPLEFDRCVLPHGVTTIVWDPHEIANVLGAEGIDYALRAAEATVMDIRVNLSSCVPASPLETSGARLGVDDLTPFRGRAKALGLAEFMNFPGVLNADPGCLAKLAAFQDGHIDGHAPLVRGKDLNGYLSAGIRTDHEATSYEEGLEKLRKGMTVLIRESSIAKDLHALWPLLTAETSAFVAFCTDDRNPVEIAAEGHLDHMIRWTIAQGAPAAHVYRAASWSGANAFGLRDRGIVAPGKRADLVLLSDYEDCRVQTVIAGGRVVTDALFAARAVPDPVGLDSMKAEPVTADDLTSKGAGGPRPVIGVVPGKIVTDHLTLELAAEGGAVRPDLAQDALAVAVIARHGINRNIGRGFVKGFELKAGAIASSVGHDSHNICVVGVTADDMALAANRVIALGGGFVVAAEGEVKAELALPVAGLMSLEPHEAVHDRLVALRAAAVALGCTLSEPFLQVAFLPLTVIPHLKISDFGMVDVNRFEVIAA, from the coding sequence ATGACCGCCGAAGCGACGACCCCCGACGCCATCGCCCGCCGCATCGCGCAGGGGCGGGGGCTCGCGCCCGCCGACATCGTCATCAAGGGCGCGCGGGTGCTCGACGTGGTCACCGCGACGCTGTTCGAGAGCGACGTCGCGATCGCCGGCGACAGGATCGTCGGCACCTTCGGCGAGTACGAGGGGCGGGAGATCATCGACGGCCGCGGGCTGACCGTGGTTCCGGGCTTCATCGACACCCACCTCCACATCGAATCCTCGCTGCTGACGCCGCTGGAATTCGACCGTTGCGTGCTGCCGCACGGCGTGACGACGATCGTGTGGGACCCGCACGAGATCGCCAACGTGCTGGGGGCGGAGGGGATCGACTACGCGCTGCGGGCGGCCGAGGCCACGGTGATGGACATCCGCGTCAACCTCTCGTCCTGCGTGCCCGCCTCGCCGCTCGAGACCTCGGGCGCGCGGCTCGGCGTCGACGATCTCACGCCGTTCCGCGGCCGGGCGAAGGCGCTGGGCCTCGCCGAGTTCATGAATTTTCCAGGCGTGCTGAACGCCGATCCCGGCTGTCTCGCCAAGCTCGCCGCCTTCCAGGACGGCCACATCGACGGCCACGCGCCCCTGGTGCGCGGCAAGGACCTCAACGGCTACCTCTCCGCCGGCATTCGCACCGACCATGAGGCCACCAGCTACGAGGAGGGGTTGGAGAAGCTCCGCAAGGGCATGACGGTGCTGATCCGCGAAAGCTCGATCGCCAAGGATCTGCATGCGCTGTGGCCGCTGCTGACGGCCGAGACATCGGCCTTCGTCGCCTTCTGCACCGACGACCGTAACCCGGTCGAGATCGCGGCGGAGGGCCATCTCGACCACATGATCCGCTGGACCATCGCGCAAGGAGCGCCCGCCGCCCACGTCTACCGCGCGGCGAGCTGGTCGGGGGCCAACGCCTTTGGGCTGCGCGACCGGGGGATCGTGGCACCGGGCAAGCGCGCGGACCTCGTGCTTTTGTCCGACTACGAGGACTGCCGCGTGCAGACGGTGATCGCCGGCGGCCGCGTGGTGACCGACGCGCTGTTCGCCGCCCGGGCGGTCCCCGACCCCGTCGGCCTCGACAGCATGAAGGCGGAGCCGGTGACGGCGGACGACCTGACGTCGAAGGGCGCCGGCGGGCCGCGGCCGGTGATCGGCGTCGTGCCCGGCAAGATCGTCACCGACCATCTGACGCTGGAGCTCGCGGCCGAGGGCGGCGCGGTGCGGCCCGATCTCGCCCAGGACGCCCTCGCCGTCGCGGTGATCGCCCGACACGGGATCAACCGCAACATCGGCCGCGGCTTCGTGAAGGGCTTCGAGCTGAAGGCCGGCGCGATCGCCTCTTCGGTCGGGCACGACAGCCACAACATTTGCGTCGTCGGCGTCACGGCCGACGATATGGCGCTGGCCGCCAACCGGGTCATCGCGCTCGGCGGCGGCTTCGTCGTGGCGGCCGAGGGCGAGGTGAAGGCCGAACTCGCGCTGCCGGTGGCGGGATTGATGAGTCTCGAGCCGCATGAAGCGGTGCACGACCGGCTCGTCGCGCTCCGCGCCGCGGCCGTCGCGCTCGGCTGCACGCTGTCGGAGCCGTTCCTGCAGGTGGCCTTCCTGCCGCTCACCGTCATTCCGCATCTGAAGATCAGCGACTTCGGCATGGTCGACGTGAACCGCTTCGAGGTCATCGCGGCATGA
- a CDS encoding cupin domain-containing protein: MANRYEVGEKDTRPWGTWEVIAGGENYAVKRIVVSPGARLSLQKHQHREEHWIVVEGEGIVTRDDERIPVKTGVAVHLPLHCVHRVENPGKVDLVFIEVQRGDPLDEDDIERIEDDYGRAPAGEGSTAPAGAPSGFAGVTALVMDFDGVFTDDRVLVDQDGREAVFASRSDGMGLERLRKLTSIRTLILSKEPNPVVSARGAKLKIEVLQGIDDKLPELDRWLAANGLTREQTVYIGNDVNDLECLRAVGFPVAPADARAEAKAAARFVTTALGGRGALRELCERLIADHVPGVSDQASARYAAAS; the protein is encoded by the coding sequence ATGGCCAATCGCTACGAGGTCGGGGAGAAGGACACCCGGCCCTGGGGGACGTGGGAGGTCATCGCCGGGGGCGAGAACTACGCGGTAAAGCGGATCGTGGTGTCGCCCGGCGCGCGCCTGTCGCTGCAGAAGCACCAGCACCGCGAGGAGCACTGGATCGTCGTCGAGGGCGAGGGGATCGTCACCCGCGACGACGAGCGCATCCCGGTGAAGACCGGCGTCGCCGTGCATCTCCCGCTGCACTGCGTGCACCGCGTCGAGAACCCGGGGAAGGTTGACCTGGTGTTTATTGAAGTGCAGCGCGGCGATCCGCTGGACGAGGACGACATCGAGCGGATCGAGGACGACTACGGCCGCGCGCCTGCGGGCGAGGGCTCGACCGCCCCGGCCGGCGCGCCGAGCGGGTTCGCCGGCGTCACAGCGCTGGTGATGGACTTCGACGGCGTCTTCACGGACGACCGCGTGCTGGTGGATCAGGACGGCCGCGAGGCCGTCTTCGCCAGCCGCTCCGACGGCATGGGTCTCGAGCGGCTGCGCAAGCTGACCTCGATCCGCACTCTGATCCTGTCGAAGGAGCCGAACCCCGTTGTCTCCGCGCGGGGCGCCAAGCTCAAGATCGAGGTGCTGCAAGGCATCGACGACAAGCTGCCGGAGCTCGACCGTTGGCTCGCCGCCAATGGTCTGACCCGCGAGCAGACCGTCTACATCGGCAACGACGTCAACGATCTTGAATGCCTTAGGGCTGTGGGCTTCCCCGTGGCCCCCGCGGACGCCCGCGCGGAGGCCAAGGCCGCCGCGCGTTTCGTCACCACGGCGCTGGGCGGCCGCGGCGCGCTGCGGGAACTGTGCGAGCGGCTGATCGCGGACCATGTCCCCGGCGTTTCGGACCAGGCGTCGGCCCGCTACGCCGCCGCGAGCTGA
- a CDS encoding transglutaminase family protein, with translation MKINIGFEITHNFPQPTPMMVMLNVHPSRELDLVKPDQVTSYPYTPISVYLDGFGNVCGRLVAPAGDFTLTTDAVVLDSGEPDVASWDAYQHAVEDLPDDTLVFLLGSRYCETDRLVNDAWAMFGNTPLGWGRVQAIVDFVHNHITFGYNHARATKSAFDAWNERQGVCRDFAHLAIALCRCMNIPARYATGYLGDIGVPKDPAPMDFSAWFEVYLGGRWHTFDARHNKPRVGRIVMARGRDAADVALTNAFGPNSLKTFRVWTDEVW, from the coding sequence GTGAAGATCAATATCGGCTTCGAGATCACGCATAACTTTCCTCAGCCCACCCCCATGATGGTGATGCTGAACGTGCATCCGAGCCGTGAGCTCGACCTGGTCAAGCCGGACCAGGTGACGTCCTACCCCTACACGCCGATCTCGGTGTACCTCGACGGCTTCGGCAATGTCTGCGGCCGGCTGGTCGCCCCGGCGGGCGACTTCACGCTGACGACCGACGCCGTCGTGCTCGACAGCGGCGAGCCCGACGTCGCGTCGTGGGACGCCTATCAGCACGCGGTCGAGGACCTGCCGGACGACACCCTCGTCTTCCTGCTCGGCAGCCGCTACTGCGAAACCGACCGCCTCGTGAACGACGCCTGGGCGATGTTCGGGAACACGCCACTGGGCTGGGGCCGGGTGCAGGCGATCGTCGACTTCGTCCATAATCACATCACGTTCGGCTACAACCATGCGCGCGCGACGAAATCGGCGTTCGACGCCTGGAACGAGCGACAGGGCGTATGCCGGGACTTCGCCCATCTCGCGATCGCGCTCTGCCGCTGCATGAACATCCCGGCGCGCTACGCCACAGGCTATCTCGGCGACATCGGCGTTCCGAAAGACCCCGCGCCGATGGATTTCAGCGCTTGGTTCGAAGTCTATCTCGGCGGTCGCTGGCACACCTTCGACGCCCGGCACAACAAGCCGCGCGTGGGACGCATCGTCATGGCGCGGGGCCGCGACGCGGCGGACGTGGCGCTCACCAACGCCTTCGGACCCAACTCGCTCAAGACCTTCAGGGTCTGGACCGACGAGGTCTGGTAA